One Miscanthus floridulus cultivar M001 chromosome 11, ASM1932011v1, whole genome shotgun sequence DNA window includes the following coding sequences:
- the LOC136492404 gene encoding uncharacterized protein, giving the protein MDGGSGLNIMYVETLDAMGIDRARIWPTGAPFHGIVPGKQAMSLGQIDLPVTFGGPSNYRTETLTFEVVGFHGTYHAILGRPFYAKFIAVPNYTYLKLKMLGPSRVITIGTSF; this is encoded by the coding sequence atggatggaggcagcggcctcaacatcatgtacgtcgAGACGCTCGACGCTATGGGCATCGATCGAGCGCGCATCTGGCCAAccggagcgcctttccatggcatcgtgcctggaaagCAAGCCATGTcacttgggcagattgatctgcctgtCACCTTCGGGGGCCCGTCCAACTAcaggacggagaccctcacctttgaagtggttggaTTCCACGGaacttaccacgccatcctgggacgaccattctacgcaaagttcatagctgtccctaactacacctacctcaagctaaagatgctgggccctagcagggtcatcaccatcggcacctctttctag